The region TGAGGATGACCGCGGCAAGCCCCGTGAGCAGGACCAGTTCCCGGTCCGCGCCCATCAGAAGGTTGGGGCGCGACAGCGCGCGGTGGATGCGGTTGCGCTGCAGACCGGAGGCGGACTCAGCCATTGGTCCCTCCTGCTTCTTTCATGCCGTTCGAGGCGATCTGCACGCTCGTCAGCCCGATTGAAGCTCCAGTCGCACCGAACAGACCTACAATGGTCGTGGCACCGAGCAGAACGCCGGCGACGAGAACGACGTACACAAGTCGCCGCGCGAAGTCGTTCAACTCCCCACCAAATATGAGCATGCCGCCGGCTATGGCGACAGCCGCAAGTGCGATGTATCCTGCGACGGGTCCGGTGATCGACTGCTCAATCTGCTGCAGTGGTCCTTCCCAGGGCAGTCCGCCACCGCCGGAACTGGCGACTGCTGGATCAAGCGAAGCGAGAACGATGGTTGTGGCAGCGAGTGCGACCCTGACGACCGACGCCTTACGCGACATGACGGGCCTCCTCTTCTTCATCAAGTTGGTCTGAACCAATCTCGTATTGGCCCCCCGTGTATCGCTCGATTTGGATGACGTCTCGAACCCGCCGTCCGCGCGGTGTCCGTTCAATGGAAACGATGAGGTCGACCGCCTCACCGATAACCTCGTGCATCGGCTGCTGGCTTGCTTCCGCGGTCAGTTGTTCAAGGCGGCGGAGCGCCGACATGGCGGTGTTCGAGTGAATTGTCGCCACGCCTCCAGGATGACCGGTGTTCCATGCCTTGAGCAGAGTCAGTGCGGCGCCGTCGCGGACTTCGCCGACCACAATCCTGTCGGGGCGCAGTCGCATCGTGCTCTTCAAGAGCCGAGCCATATCAACGGTATCGCTAGTATGCAGAAGAACGGCGTTCTCGGCGGAACAGTGAAGTTCCGTTGTGTCCTCGAGGATAACGAGGCGATCCTCCGGGGCGAATTTGACAATCTCATCGATCAATGCGTTCGCAAGCGTGGTCTTACCAGAACCGGCGCCCCCGGAAACGATGATGTTTAGCCTTTTGGAAATCGCGCTACGGATCATCGAGGCTTGAAATCTCGTCAGCGCGCCTGAGCGCACATACTCTTCGAGCGGAATTAGGCGCGGCGCACGACGGCGAATCGTAAAGGCTGGCTTGGCGACTGCGGGAGGTAAAAGGCCTTCGAAACGGTGGCCACCTATCGGGAGTTCACCGGAGATGATGGGTTGCTTCGTGTCCACCTGGGATTGAAGCAAATGCGCCACAGTTCCGATCACCGTTTCCGCCGCGGGGGGCGACATTTCGCCGGCCGCCGCAACGCCGTGAGTGAGGCGTTCAATAAAGAGCTTTCCGTCAGGATTGAGCATTATTTCGATCACATCTACGTCTTCCAGAGCAGAGCAGAGCTCATGGCCGAGCGCGTCTTGAAGTTTGCGGACAAGCCGGGGGTAAGAGCGGAGCTGGTTCACGGATCTCTCCTTTTCCGCTGCCTGTCTGAGGAAGTGAATTCAGAACGGTAATTGGATGGGCGAAGCCTAAGGAATGTCTCGGCGCTCACCGGCAACGTGCCTGCGACGGCAACTGTCTTGCCAATCTTCTTGGGCTCGCCCAAGCGCAACAGCTGCCATCCAACGCGTGCAAGGATCCGCTCGAATCGAAGATCGGTCACCGTGACGAGCTCCGTGTACCCATTTGCCATGCACCATTCGATGATGCCCGCGAACATGGTCAAAGTGGCCTCATGGAGCGAGCCCCCTCCCCGAAGATCGACCAGGGTCGTGTCCACGCAAAAGCGGGAGCTCTCGATCATACATGGATGGGCGTTTAGTTGTCCGTGCGCCAGCAACGAGGAAAAGACATGCGTCACCATCGTCGGACCCATGGCTGGCAGGAGCCTGGCGCATCCTGCCACACGAGCACTGTCCGAGACGGCGATGATGTAAGTCGGCTGGAGAGCGTCAAAGGCGTCGGCTTCCCGTCCGTCAAGAACACCAACCTCCCAACCCAATCGATTTGAAAACACCTGAGCACGAAGTCGATGATGTGCTTCGAGAAGCTGCTGTTCGGAAAGCTCCTGCCTTGTCGATATCGCAACAACCTGCATGCTGATCTCCGTCGTTGAATCTCTGCACGGAGATCAGCACGGATTAGAATCGCTGGGCAGTTGTAGGATTCTACAAGGTATTTCGATGAGTCGCGCGGTTTTGCACAAAGAACAATCGGTCTGATTGCGAATGTTATCCCATTCGATTGTAGGATTAACGGGGGAACAAACAAGCACCGGACCTGTTGCCCGGAGACAGTAAGCATTTGGATTCACGTGCGAAACACTGATTTCGGCCCAAGTCACAGGCCAACGGTGTCCCACGCATTAACCGTTTATTAGCCCTATTTTCCTTGCCGGCCCGCGAGAATCGGACATAATAACGGTTCAGCGGCATTATCGGGCCGAAAACCGTTATCTGAAAGATTTCTGACAATGAACGCTAATTCGATGGCTTCGCTTAAGATGCCGATGCACTTTGAAGATCAAATCCTCGAACAGGGCGATTTGATTTCCAAAAAGCTGCATCTCCTTAGCGTACAACGATTTCCGCCAAACGCGAAAAAGACGTTACGAAGCTTCTCGCTGGCAGAGGTTGCGACCTATGTCGGCGTCTCGCAAAGCACGCTAAAAAAGCTGCATCTCGAGGGAAAGGGCCCCTCCCCTCAAACATCGTCCTCGGGTCGCCGCTCTTATACCGCCGAACAGATGCTGGAACTTCGTCAATATCTCGATACGCACGGTCGGTCCGACAACCGCATGTATGTTCCCCATCGGCGCGGTGGTGAAAAGCTGCAAGTTCTTGCCGTAGTCAACTTCAAGGGGGGCTCGGGGAAAACCACGACCGCTGCTCATTTGGCGCAATACCTCGCCTTGAGGGGGCATCGCGTCCTCGCCGTAGACCTGGACCCTCAAGCATCCCTTTCGTCTCTGCACGGTTTCCAACCGGAGCTCGATCAGGTCGCCTCGATCTATGACGCGATTCGCTATGACGGTGAGAAGAAATCACTCCGGGATATCATCCAAACCACTAACTTCCCTGGCTTGGACATTGTTCCTGCAAACCTGGATTTGCAGGAGTACGAGTATGACACGCCGCTCGCGATGTCTGATAAGTCTTCCAATCAAGGCAAGACATTTTTCACTCGCATATCGCGCGCTTTGGCCGAGGTCGACGACCGGTATGATGTCGTCGTCATCGACTGCCCACCGCAGCTCGGATATCTTACGTTGACTGCACTGACCGCTGCAACAAGTGTTCTGATAACGATCCATCCGCAGATGCTCGATGTGATGTCGATGGGCCAGTTTCTTTTGATGCTTGGTGGAATTCTTAAGCCGATTCGCGCGGCTGGTGCGGAAGTGAACCTCTCCTGGTACAGATATTTGATTACGCGCTACGAGCCGACCGACGTTCCGCAAGCCCAGATGGTCGGCTTTATGTCCACGATGT is a window of Rhizobium jaguaris DNA encoding:
- the trbB gene encoding P-type conjugative transfer ATPase TrbB is translated as MNQLRSYPRLVRKLQDALGHELCSALEDVDVIEIMLNPDGKLFIERLTHGVAAAGEMSPPAAETVIGTVAHLLQSQVDTKQPIISGELPIGGHRFEGLLPPAVAKPAFTIRRRAPRLIPLEEYVRSGALTRFQASMIRSAISKRLNIIVSGGAGSGKTTLANALIDEIVKFAPEDRLVILEDTTELHCSAENAVLLHTSDTVDMARLLKSTMRLRPDRIVVGEVRDGAALTLLKAWNTGHPGGVATIHSNTAMSALRRLEQLTAEASQQPMHEVIGEAVDLIVSIERTPRGRRVRDVIQIERYTGGQYEIGSDQLDEEEEARHVA
- a CDS encoding TrbC/VirB2 family protein is translated as MSRKASVVRVALAATTIVLASLDPAVASSGGGGLPWEGPLQQIEQSITGPVAGYIALAAVAIAGGMLIFGGELNDFARRLVYVVLVAGVLLGATTIVGLFGATGASIGLTSVQIASNGMKEAGGTNG
- the traI gene encoding acyl-homoserine-lactone synthase TraI, with translation MQVVAISTRQELSEQQLLEAHHRLRAQVFSNRLGWEVGVLDGREADAFDALQPTYIIAVSDSARVAGCARLLPAMGPTMVTHVFSSLLAHGQLNAHPCMIESSRFCVDTTLVDLRGGGSLHEATLTMFAGIIEWCMANGYTELVTVTDLRFERILARVGWQLLRLGEPKKIGKTVAVAGTLPVSAETFLRLRPSNYRSEFTSSDRQRKRRDP
- the repA gene encoding plasmid partitioning protein RepA, translating into MNANSMASLKMPMHFEDQILEQGDLISKKLHLLSVQRFPPNAKKTLRSFSLAEVATYVGVSQSTLKKLHLEGKGPSPQTSSSGRRSYTAEQMLELRQYLDTHGRSDNRMYVPHRRGGEKLQVLAVVNFKGGSGKTTTAAHLAQYLALRGHRVLAVDLDPQASLSSLHGFQPELDQVASIYDAIRYDGEKKSLRDIIQTTNFPGLDIVPANLDLQEYEYDTPLAMSDKSSNQGKTFFTRISRALAEVDDRYDVVVIDCPPQLGYLTLTALTAATSVLITIHPQMLDVMSMGQFLLMLGGILKPIRAAGAEVNLSWYRYLITRYEPTDVPQAQMVGFMSTMFHEFILKNQMVKSTAVSDAGITKQTLYEVDRASMNRGTYDRAMESLDAVNAEIASLVHESWGRRFVG